CAGGTCTCGACGATCTACACCCCCGCCAATGAGTACTGGGTCATCATGGAACTGGAGCCCCGCTACCAGGCGGACCCGGCCGCCCTCGCGATGCTCTACGTTCGTGCAGCCACCGGTCGCCTCGTGCCGCTGAACGCCGTCGCGACGCTCACCCGGGGCGTCGGCCCCCTCACGGTTACCCACCTGGGGCAACTGCCGTCCGTGACGATCTCCTTCAACCTCAAGCCCGGGATCGCGCTGGGCGACGCCGTGGCGGAGGTGCAGCAGGTCCAGCGCGAGCTGAACCTGCCCCCCACCCTCAGCACGAGCTTCCAGGGGACGGCGCAGGCGTTCCAGGCCTCGCTGAAGGGCCTGGGGCTCCTGCTGCTGGTCGCCATCCTGGTGATCTACCTGGTGCTCGGGATCCTCTACGAGAGCTTCATCCATCCGCTGACCATCCTGTCCGGCCTGCCCTCCGCCGGTGTGGGGGCGTTGCTCACGCTCCTGTTGTTCCGGATGGAGCTGAACGTCTACGGGTTCGTCGGGGTCATCATGCTCATCGGGATCGTGAAGAAGAACGCCATCATGATGATCGACTTCGCACTGGACGCGGAGCGGGCGGGCAAGACGCCAGCGGCGGCGATCTACGACGGGTGCCTCCTCCGGTTCCGGCCGATCATGATGACCACGATGGCGGCGCTTATGGGGACGCTGCCGATCGCGCTCGGGTTCGGCGCCGGGGCCGAGTCGCGCCGGCCCCTGGGCCTGGCCGTGGTCGGCGGCCTGCTGCTCTCGCAACTCCTGACCCTCTACATCACGCCGGTCGTCTACCTATACCTGGACTCGTTCCGGACCGCCACCGCTGCCTGGTGGGGCCGGCTCCGCCGGTTCCGACGCCGGGACCAGGCGTTGACGGAGGAGTAGAGAGCTGGCGCGCTCGGGTGGTCTTTGACGTCTAAAACGCGACGCACCTGCGACGGCCCAATCTTGGCCTCACGAGTGAATTGACCCCCTACTATTGTCTCCTGAAACCTAGCGTTATCTGCTCTGCACTGACACACTGAGCCTTCCTGCTCGCCACGATGCCACCGGGCTTTTTTCCTTGATCCTGGTGGGGAAGTGTAATAGGGTTCTCCGCAGGAGTGAGCTTGCCGGCTGTGTATGGCGGCAGTTAGGAATCGTAGGGGAACAACAACAGCATTCACGAGAGGAGGAGGCCATGACACGAGCCTGGGGACAGGTAGGCGTACTGGTCGGGCTGATCGTCCTGCTGGCAGGGACACCGAGCTGGGGCGGGGGGCACCCGGCGGGTAATGACAATAGCGACGGTAGCAACAACACCGGGGGGGGCACGGGCGCCCTGACGAGCGGCAGCCTCAGCGGCAGCGCCAACACCGCCTATGGCGCCGCGGCGCTCGCCTCCACCACCACCGGCGGCGCCAACACCGCCGTCGGCGCGGACGCGCTTAACTCCACCATCGACGGCAACGGCAACACCGCCGTTGGCGCGGCCGCGCTCGCCGCTACCACCCACGGCGGCGCCAACACCGCCGTTGGCTACTTGGCGCTTCTCGCCAACACCATCGGCACCTTCAACACCGCCGTTGGCGCGGCCGCGCTCTTCCACACCACCGCCGACCACAACACCGCCGTCGGCACATTCGCGCTCCTCAACAACACCACCGGCGACGGCAATTTCGCCCTCGGCTGGAACGCGCTCCTCAACAACATCACGGGCAAAAGTAACGTCGCCCTCGGCCGCGGTGCGCTGTCCAACAGCACCGGGGATCGCAATATCGCGGTGGGCCCCCAAAGCGGCGCGAACCTGACCGGCGGCAGCCACAACCTCTACTTGGGCTCTTTCGGGCCTCCTAGCCCGGGCGCCGAATCGAACACCCTGCGCCTGGGGGAGCCCTCGGAGCAGTCCAGCGCCTACATCGCGGGGGTCTTCGGCGCGGTCGTGCCGGGGGGCACGGCGGTGGTTATCGACAGCAGTGGCCGGTTGGGCACCTCCACGTCCTCGGCCCGCTATAAGCGCGACATCGACACCTTGGGGGCATCCAGTCGGGGACTGTTTCAGCTTCGCCCGGTCAGCTTCCGCTATAAGGACGACCCGGCCGGGCAGCGCAAGTACGGCCTGATCGCTGAAGAGGTGGCCACGGTCTACCCTGAACTGGTGACCCACACCGCTATGGGAGACGTGTTGGGGGTGGACTACCCGCAACTGATCCCGCTGCTGCTCAATGAGGTGCAAGCGTTGAAGGCGGAGCATCAGCAGGAGTTGGCGGCGCTGAAAGCAGAGCAGGAGAGCCTCCGAGCGGAGATAGCGCAGATGCGGGCGGCTATGGCAACACAGACAGTGGCGCTGTCTGGCCACTAAAGGCCTGCGTGGCCGACGCCAAGAGCGGGGGCGTCGGCCACGTGGTGCTGTAAGTTCATAATTGACAGCGCTTATTTCCTCTCGTACAATCCTCTTCGTCTCTTAAAGGCATCATCCTTACCACCGCGTCACGCCATGCGGTCTGGATTCCGGGTTCCAAATGATGAAATCCCCTTGACCTGGAAACCGGACTTAGAGCTTAGCGCTCCGTACCTGCAGCTCGGCGTCCGGTCTATCACCATCAGAGCTGCGGTCGATGTGGACAAGTTACCACCAGCCATAAGCGCAACACAGAGAGATCACATGTACACAGCGCTGACCGAAACACGTCCCTGGGGACGCTGGACGGTCCTCGAAGAGGGGGAAGGGTATAAGGTCAAGCGAATTGAGGTCAATTCGGGGCAGCGTCTCAGTCTGCAGCGACACGCTCATCGGAGCGAGCATTGGATTGTCGTGGCCGGAACGGCTAAGGTGAGCATCGGGGATCGAA
The Candidatus Methylomirabilota bacterium DNA segment above includes these coding regions:
- a CDS encoding phosphomannose isomerase type II C-terminal cupin domain, whose translation is MRSGFRVPNDEIPLTWKPDLELSAPYLQLGVRSITIRAAVDVDKLPPAISATQRDHMYTALTETRPWGRWTVLEEGEGYKVKRIEVNSGQRLSLQRHAHRSEHWIVVAGTAKVSIGDRISFVHAQESTFVPVGAAHRIENPGPHLLIIIEIQSGLYLGEDDIVRLQDDYGRSGG
- a CDS encoding efflux RND transporter permease subunit, whose protein sequence is LLHEFAVTIGVAVLVSGFVSLTLTPMMCSRFLRPPGESRSRLYTASERVYTGMRRLYERSLQRVMEHPRATMAVLALTVVFTAYLFVVIPKGFIPNEDTGQIVGFTEGSQDISFDAMAQHQRAVAEIVGQHPAVAAVMSSVGPDDTNITPNTGRLLLRLKPRAARPGVDAVIEELRPKLANVPGIRVYPQSPPMIQIGGQLTKALFQYTLQDADLPELYHWAPLLYEKLRMLPGFQDVNTDLQITSPQVVVDIDRDKAAAVGVTAEQIENALYDAYGARQVSTIYTPANEYWVIMELEPRYQADPAALAMLYVRAATGRLVPLNAVATLTRGVGPLTVTHLGQLPSVTISFNLKPGIALGDAVAEVQQVQRELNLPPTLSTSFQGTAQAFQASLKGLGLLLLVAILVIYLVLGILYESFIHPLTILSGLPSAGVGALLTLLLFRMELNVYGFVGVIMLIGIVKKNAIMMIDFALDAERAGKTPAAAIYDGCLLRFRPIMMTTMAALMGTLPIALGFGAGAESRRPLGLAVVGGLLLSQLLTLYITPVVYLYLDSFRTATAAWWGRLRRFRRRDQALTEE
- a CDS encoding tail fiber domain-containing protein encodes the protein MTRAWGQVGVLVGLIVLLAGTPSWGGGHPAGNDNSDGSNNTGGGTGALTSGSLSGSANTAYGAAALASTTTGGANTAVGADALNSTIDGNGNTAVGAAALAATTHGGANTAVGYLALLANTIGTFNTAVGAAALFHTTADHNTAVGTFALLNNTTGDGNFALGWNALLNNITGKSNVALGRGALSNSTGDRNIAVGPQSGANLTGGSHNLYLGSFGPPSPGAESNTLRLGEPSEQSSAYIAGVFGAVVPGGTAVVIDSSGRLGTSTSSARYKRDIDTLGASSRGLFQLRPVSFRYKDDPAGQRKYGLIAEEVATVYPELVTHTAMGDVLGVDYPQLIPLLLNEVQALKAEHQQELAALKAEQESLRAEIAQMRAAMATQTVALSGH